The Strix aluco isolate bStrAlu1 chromosome 1, bStrAlu1.hap1, whole genome shotgun sequence genome has a window encoding:
- the ITPRID1 gene encoding LOW QUALITY PROTEIN: protein ITPRID1 (The sequence of the model RefSeq protein was modified relative to this genomic sequence to represent the inferred CDS: deleted 1 base in 1 codon) gives MVQMIVQSYRRCLQEFSESPVMSRCRSLSSSHLLTGAPQSITEWLALWEKDPVEILLDLGFGTEEPDVCTKIPPRFLSGVSVAKGINIRVFLEAQKQRMDVERPKLYERFRQLEVLDHVTSALSSLLTDINTQQTKAQDTGRDEPGLLDAVKSKPVVTRAKQRTIGQLLKRASWQTMLLKQSLLSPREANLPSRKEQPCSCADIAESGTVQVRFSARVTLGCLSQEETPGDKGASTYPMSQRPPTPSGKAWASSHPVAKQPHLSPACEVRAKDRPRKETHLLVAHTLRKVADLNCRLPDSFEMEEIQSFEDETLCGNAPDTTSAEVVMTRTSSCQSDSSGFMEELPEPVVLQHAPLSGRINFISDIHNQETGLSHSTVLPVLNQDLQEKPDDFVAKVFITACDSILTIPTSTKACSDRGEETLLLTAENGKNQACNAEPHSFVQEMLCDTDKKEDKTKSKQLEKERCIKEHSPCFQGDIQDEGDPSSSKFDCHLYFSSGHKEVNATFTELSDINSAVISKSKIRVEDEKCCTEKDIGVACHENAHGGHTGCVKGPWWGVGVVSEDGTPLAVNEVTNGQKFCKMDGDSKNTKCSPKMGLPETLQWGSAAQIGSRTSSSCSLQVSRQHPSGLAGGPGLCSSSDQETGSIGEILGANKSEQGDTVQNGEMGFAPLKSVTVQMSSGLEFTSRTKGTGQNAPLSESLARKDPVDFSDILVHCSEGGPLIQSDPGALKDGVKQTAEASSQTDIPTRKPRWPPLLSPPRTHLTKSASLDSMLCGKHRSGCWGEGPGAKGAPGSHCCHCCCCHGCCPWTFPVAASLQRPAGCCSNRATAELQLLKTLMLLQDTARRNLAPCTLHEIEAMKSSCQRFQEKLDEIEQHLTEQQALFSDPMQDEGREEGRHLQLLRRAVRQEVAELEFQLNDQSCQIRESILMQLDQLLAEQSHLSSELGLSDWKGERKAQSKQAFPDAADTMHPQSGCSNVVLQRAPSKNTTATGSLSAPQPGAPSVQFPTGTTPESNSAESAPQELSTSKKEIKGPPQAKLDFKTFIHNVRDVSASPSRF, from the exons GTGCCTGCAAGAGTTTTCAGAAAGTCCGGTTATGTCAAGATGCAGGAGTCTCAGCTCTTCCCACTTGCTCACTGGTGCACCACAGAG CATCACTGAATGGCTGGCACTCTGGGAAAAGGATCCAGTGGAGATTCTGCTTGATTTGGGATTTGGTACAGAAGAACCCGATGTCTGCACTAAAATCCCTCCTCGGTTCCTCAGCGGTGTTTCTGTAGCAAAAGGGATCAACATCCGAGTCTTTTTGGAAGCTCAGAAGCAGCGGATGGACGTTGAGAGGCCAAAACTATATG AACGTTTTCGACAGCTGGAAGTACTTGACCACGTAACCAGTGCCCTCTCGTCTTTGCTGACTGACATCAACACCCAACAGACCAAAGCTCAGGACACAGGCAGGGATGAGCCCGGTCTACTGGATGCTGTAAAGAGCAAACCTGTGGTCACACGAGCGAAGCAGAGAACAATAGGTCAGCTCCTGAAAAGGGCTTCTTGGCAGACAATGCTGCTGAAACAGAGCTTGCTGTCACCCAGGGAAGCCAACTTGCCCAGCAGGAAAGAGCAACCCTGTTCTTGTGCAGATATTGCTGAGAGCGGAACAGTCCAGGTGAGGTTTTCTGCACGTGTTACACTGGGCTGTCTGAGCCAGGAGGAAACCCCCGGAGACAAGGGTGCCTCAACGTATCCCATGTCCCAGCGTCCACCAACTCCATCGGGGAAAGCCTGGGCTTCATCGCACCCAGTTGCAAAACAGCCCCACCTTTCTCCTGCGTGTGAGGTGCGTGCCAAAGACAGGCCAAGAAAGGAGACCCATTTGCTGGTGGCCCACACACTCAGAAAAGTGGCTGACCTAAACTGCAGGCTGCCAGACTCATTTGAAATGGAAGAG ATTCAGAGTTTTGAGGATGAAACTCTATGTGGAAATGCTCCTGACACCACTTCAG CAGAGGTGGTGATGACAAGAACAAGCAGCTGCCAGTCAGACAGCAGTGGGTTCATGGAGGAGCTGCCAGAACCTGTAGTTTTGCAA CATGCACCTTTGTCAGGaaggattaattttatttctgatatcCACAATCAAGAAACAGGTCTGTCACATAGCACAGTTCTTCCTGTGTTAAATCAAGATTTACAAGAAAAGCCGGATGATTTTGTTGCTAAGGTCTTCATCACAGCTTGCGACAGCATTTTAACAATACCTACATCAACAAAAGCATGCAGTGACCGGGGAGAAGAGACTCTGCTGCTGACTGCAGAAAATGGCAAGAATCAGGCATGTAATGCTGAGCCACACAGTTTTGTCCAAGAAATGTTATGTGACACGGACAAGAAAGAGGATAAAACTAAAAGCAAGCAACTGGAAAAAGAGAGGTGCATAAAAGAGCATAGTCCTTGTTTTCAGGGTGATATTCAGGATGAAGGGGATCCTAGCTCCTCCAAATTTGATTGTCATTTATATTTTAGTAGCGGACACAAAGAGGTGAATGCAACCTTCACTGAACTGAGTGATATAAACTCTGCAGTCATCAGCAAGAGCAAGATCAGAGTTGAAGATGAGAAGTGCTGCACTGAAAAGGACATTGGAGTTGCATGTCATGAAAATGCCCATGGAGGTCATACAGGATGTGTTAAAGGACCATGGTGGGGTGTGGGAGTGGTCAGTGAAGATGGTACCCCCCTTGCAGTGAATGAGGTGACAAATGGGCAGAAGTTCTGCAAAATGGATGGTGattcaaaaaatacaaaatgctcCCCCAAAATGGGGCTCCCAGAAACTCTGCAGTGGGGCTCAGCAGCACAAATTGGGAGCAGGACATCTTCAAGCTGTTCTCTGCAAGTATCTCGTCAGCACCCCTCTGGCCTAGCAGGAGGGCCTGGATTATGTTCATCTTCAGATCAAGAGACTGGTAGCATAGGGGAGATATTAGGAGCTAAcaaatcagaacagggagacactGTCCAAAATGGTGAAATGGGTTTTGCTCCTCTGAAATCTGTTACCGTTCAGATGTCTTCAGGGCTGGAGTTTACTTCAAGAACGAAGGGCACAGGGCAGAATGCTCCTCTCAGTGAGAGCCTTGCTAGGAAAGATCCTGTAGACTTCTCTGACATTTTAGTGCACTGTTCTGAGGGTGGTCCTCTTATACAGTCAGACCCAGGGGCTTTGAAGGATGGAGTGAAGCAGACTGCTGAAGCCTCCAGCCAAACTGACATCCCCACCAGGAAACCCAGGTGGCCACCACTGCTTTCTCCGCCCCGTACTCACCTGACAAAATCAGCCTCTCTTGACAGCATGCTTTGTGGCAAACACAGGTCAGGCTGCTGGGGTGAAGGCCCTGGTGCCAAGGGTGCGCCGGGCAGTcactgctgtcactgctgctgctgccacggCTGCTGCCCGTGGACCTTCCCCGTGGCTGCCTCTCTCCAACGCCCTGCAGGCTGCTGCTCAAACCGTGCCACcgctgagctgcagctcttgaaaACCCTGATGCTCCTACAGGACACTGCAAGGCGTAATCTTGCTCCG TGTACCCTCCATGAAATAGAAGCGATGAAGAGCTCCTGCCAGCGCTTCCAGGAGAAGCTGGATGAGATTGAACAGCACCTGACCGAACAGCAGGCCCTGTTTTCTGACCCTATGCAGGATGAAGGAAG ggaggaaggcagacaCCTTCAACTCTTACGACGAGCCGTTCGTCAGGAGGTCGCAGAGCTGGAATTTCAGCTGAACGATCAATCTTGCCAGATCAGGGAGAGCATCCTTATG cagctggaccaATTACTAGCAGAACAATCCCATCTGTCTTCCGAGCTTGGACTCTCTGATTGGAAGGGCGAAAGAAAAGCCCAGAGTAAACAAGCGTTTCCAGATGCTGCTGACACTATGCATCCGCAAAGTGGGTGCTCAAATGTGGTGCTGCAAAGAGCTCCTAGCAAAAACACAACAGCAACAGGCTCACTCTCTGCCCCACAGCCGGGGGCACCCTCAGTGCAGTTTCCTACTGGGACAACACCTGAGTCAAATTCAGCTGAGTCTGCCCCACAGGAGCTCTCCACcagtaaaaaggaaataaaaggaccTCCCCAAGCAAAACTGGACTTTAAGACATTTATACACAATGTAAGG GATGTTTCAGCCTCACCCTCAAGGTTTTAA